One stretch of Hevea brasiliensis isolate MT/VB/25A 57/8 chromosome 12, ASM3005281v1, whole genome shotgun sequence DNA includes these proteins:
- the LOC131171243 gene encoding uncharacterized protein LOC131171243: protein MAHWSTPEWIAKSRITAQNRRSETGGPGTGLSKHTGGSRSTVEHSQKMAQELHRDPNSWEVFRKLHKKKDGTFVDATQSINKKRRMYGLGSHASTLYPNSFSCFATSYRTAMVIDHVADERIRLLEEEIMSMRENEE from the exons ATGGCACACTGGTCCACTCCAGAGTGGATTGCTAAATCTCGTATCACTGCCCAAAATCGGCGTAGCGAGACTGGTGGTCCAGGCACTGGTTTAAGTAAGCATACTGGTGGTTCCAGGTCTACTGTAGAGCACAGTCAGAAAATG GCACAAGAACTACATCGTGATCCTAATTCTTGGGAGGTGTTTAGAAAGTTGCATaaaaaaaaggatggaacctttgTTGATGCCACTCAGAGCATTAAT AAAAAGCGGCGCATGTACGGTTTGGGCTCTCATGCTTCAACTTTATACCCAAACTCATTCAGCTGCTTTGCCACTTCCTACAGGACAGCTATGGTGATAGATCATGTTGCTGATGAGCGCATTAGACTGCTTGAGGAGGAGATCATGAGCATGAGGGAAAATGAAGAGTGA